One Deltaproteobacteria bacterium DNA segment encodes these proteins:
- a CDS encoding M48 family metallopeptidase: MRKRASALLLAVLILFSLVWACSTVPITGRSQLDLVPDSTMLALSFQEYDKFLSSHKLSENKEQVAMVKRVGKRIQKAVEEYFSQHGLTQELKGYDWEFNLVESDEVNAWAMPGGKVVVYTGILPITKDETGLAVVMGHEIGHAIAKHGNERMSQGLLYQMGGIALAVALDTHPSQTNQLFMAAYGLGAQVGILLPYSRLQEEEADHLGLILMAMAGYDPREAVPFWRRMAAEKKGKAPPEFLSTHPSDETRIRKIEELIPEAMKYYRRQE; this comes from the coding sequence ATGCGAAAAAGAGCGTCCGCCCTTTTGCTAGCGGTTCTGATTCTGTTCTCGCTTGTCTGGGCCTGCAGCACTGTACCGATTACTGGCAGGTCACAGCTCGATCTGGTGCCGGATTCCACCATGTTGGCATTGAGCTTCCAAGAGTACGACAAGTTCCTCAGCAGCCATAAACTGAGCGAGAATAAAGAACAGGTGGCCATGGTCAAAAGAGTAGGCAAACGCATCCAGAAGGCTGTGGAGGAATATTTCAGCCAACACGGCCTCACGCAGGAACTGAAGGGCTATGACTGGGAGTTCAACCTGGTGGAGAGCGACGAAGTCAACGCCTGGGCCATGCCTGGCGGCAAGGTGGTAGTATATACGGGCATACTGCCCATCACCAAGGATGAAACCGGACTCGCCGTGGTAATGGGCCATGAAATAGGCCACGCCATAGCAAAGCACGGCAACGAAAGGATGAGCCAGGGCTTGCTCTACCAGATGGGAGGAATCGCTCTGGCCGTGGCCCTGGATACGCATCCGTCACAAACCAATCAACTATTTATGGCAGCCTACGGCCTGGGCGCTCAGGTGGGCATTTTGCTGCCATACAGCCGCTTGCAGGAAGAAGAAGCGGACCACTTGGGCCTCATTCTCATGGCCATGGCTGGCTATGACCCCCGAGAGGCTGTACCCTTCTGGCGCAGGATGGCTGCAGAAAAAAAAGGCAAGGCCCCCCCCGAATTCCTCAGCACACACCCCTCGGACGAGACCCGCATCAGGAAGATAGAGGAGTTGATTCCAGAAGCTATGAAGTATTACCGAAGACAGGAGTAG
- a CDS encoding PAS domain-containing protein: MKFETIRKKRLGMYLSPWVIVGGVVILLTVVMTLAVRNINREKRYMSQLLLEKGAALIRSFEAGARTGMMAMMWGGDQVQNLLEETARQPDIVYLAVTDETGLVLAHSDTSQIGRRLMEPSTLAALHPSAVVQWRLTDSQRVRRVFEVYKYFQPLANCGHERLGRRRGHMAAPMMKRWKNDWCFPDEKSKQQRIIFAAFDTTPFLEARREDIRNTMVLSAVLLLLGFAGFVSLFIAESYRATNRALQDTSAFANEVVRSLPVGLIATDRDGRIAFLNEAAEKITGSTLAQVRGKPPEEVFSKQWCNFKEILESGQAVLEREMECFFSAEAPMPLSVSGSKIINEEGEFVGNILILRDLGEVKRLQAEIRRQEKLAALGNLAAGVAHEIRNPLSSIKGLAGYFGDKFDEGSEDREAAAVMVREVDRLNRVISELLEFARPSELRLREMNVNEVLQHSVRLIQEDARASGVKLEVALADDLPSVFIDPDRFSQAILNLCLNGIQAMTEGGILSISSMLTRNRRVAVEIADTGPGIRTEELSKVFDPYFTTKTKGTGLGLAIVHKIVEAHGGNIKVKSEVGKGALFTIYLPASAGGIERN, encoded by the coding sequence ATGAAGTTCGAGACTATTAGAAAAAAGCGGCTAGGAATGTACCTTTCTCCCTGGGTAATTGTGGGAGGAGTGGTCATTTTGCTCACGGTGGTCATGACGCTGGCGGTGAGAAATATTAATCGGGAAAAGCGCTACATGTCTCAGCTCCTTCTGGAAAAAGGCGCCGCCCTGATCAGGTCGTTTGAGGCTGGAGCCCGCACCGGCATGATGGCCATGATGTGGGGTGGTGATCAGGTCCAGAATCTGTTGGAAGAGACGGCGCGGCAGCCAGACATTGTCTACCTGGCAGTGACTGATGAAACGGGCTTGGTCCTGGCCCACAGTGACACGAGTCAGATTGGTCGCAGACTCATGGAGCCGAGCACACTTGCAGCACTGCATCCCAGTGCAGTTGTCCAGTGGAGGCTGACTGATTCGCAGAGAGTCCGTCGGGTTTTCGAAGTTTACAAGTATTTCCAACCGCTGGCAAATTGCGGCCATGAGAGGCTGGGAAGACGGCGCGGCCACATGGCTGCTCCAATGATGAAGCGCTGGAAAAACGACTGGTGTTTCCCGGATGAAAAGAGCAAGCAACAGAGGATTATATTCGCTGCCTTTGATACCACACCATTCTTGGAGGCGCGCAGGGAGGACATACGCAATACCATGGTGCTGTCAGCGGTGCTGCTGCTCCTCGGTTTTGCCGGGTTCGTCTCCCTTTTCATAGCCGAGAGTTACCGGGCCACGAACCGGGCGTTGCAGGACACCAGCGCCTTTGCCAACGAGGTGGTGCGGAGTCTTCCCGTGGGTCTGATCGCTACGGACAGAGACGGCCGCATTGCCTTTCTCAATGAAGCGGCTGAAAAAATAACTGGCTCGACCCTGGCTCAAGTCCGAGGCAAACCTCCTGAAGAGGTATTTTCCAAACAGTGGTGCAACTTCAAGGAGATCCTGGAAAGTGGCCAGGCAGTACTCGAACGGGAGATGGAGTGCTTTTTCTCAGCAGAAGCACCTATGCCTCTGAGTGTGAGTGGCTCGAAGATCATCAATGAAGAAGGAGAATTTGTCGGTAATATCCTCATACTTAGAGACCTGGGCGAAGTCAAGAGGCTGCAGGCTGAAATTCGCCGCCAGGAAAAGCTGGCCGCCCTCGGTAATCTGGCAGCAGGCGTGGCCCACGAGATCAGGAACCCTCTCAGTTCCATCAAGGGACTGGCTGGCTATTTTGGGGACAAATTCGATGAGGGCAGCGAAGACAGAGAGGCAGCTGCAGTAATGGTACGTGAGGTTGACCGTTTGAACAGGGTAATCAGTGAGTTGCTGGAATTTGCCAGGCCTTCGGAGCTGCGACTCCGAGAGATGAATGTCAATGAGGTCTTGCAGCACTCGGTGCGGCTCATTCAAGAAGATGCCAGGGCCAGTGGTGTGAAGCTGGAGGTGGCCTTGGCAGACGACCTGCCGTCGGTGTTCATTGATCCTGATCGTTTTTCTCAGGCCATACTCAATCTCTGCCTCAATGGGATTCAGGCCATGACCGAGGGGGGAATTCTGTCAATAAGCAGTATGCTGACCCGCAATCGCCGAGTGGCCGTTGAGATTGCTGATACTGGGCCTGGCATTCGAACTGAGGAGCTCTCAAAGGTGTTCGATCCGTATTTCACCACAAAAACCAAAGGAACAGGATTGGGTCTGGCCATTGTGCACAAGATAGTGGAGGCTCACGGCGGAAACATCAAAGTAAAGAGCGAAGTTGGCAAAGGTGCGCTCTTTACCATTTATCTGCCTGCCTCGGCTGGTGGAATCGAGAGGAATTGA
- a CDS encoding DHH family phosphoesterase codes for MVNAKLEVFKKEIIEAAASVLAAIEHNPQTTTVVHHNDADGLCAAAALLRVFKTLSLPCCLLPVEKIHELIVEKIHDRHQGVVFYADLGGQSSHLIGRHAAGNRLVVIVDHHLPGGKTPAQVVHLNPEHFGIDGDTEASGAAVSAYFAEQLLRRSGVESAAVQGELALFAVLGAYGDGQFQEMELLGLNKKLLAAAIANGYLRSAERTLVVPTMGARTVAEITDILNLLGSVGFQESGPQVAVRFLLGEDQGLALQKAANLAALREQSFEAELQRIRQGALQQSVHVQWLDVRDRFLPMGVKAIGLFLERLIAEQLVKPDKYLVGFQHFPESVPGVGEIGLVLTKVSARVPPALKRRIIEGLQPDLMHLLPEATRIVGGTADGCHRFSAASLVERGKEEAFVAALEQALILEVTGR; via the coding sequence ATGGTGAACGCGAAACTTGAAGTGTTCAAAAAAGAAATCATTGAGGCAGCGGCTTCGGTTCTCGCCGCCATTGAACATAATCCTCAGACAACCACAGTGGTGCATCACAATGATGCTGACGGTCTATGTGCCGCAGCCGCTCTGCTCAGGGTATTCAAAACCCTGTCACTTCCCTGTTGTCTCTTGCCAGTAGAAAAGATTCACGAACTCATCGTTGAAAAAATCCATGACCGCCACCAGGGTGTAGTTTTCTATGCCGACCTGGGAGGGCAGTCTTCTCACCTCATCGGTAGACATGCCGCTGGCAACAGGCTTGTGGTCATTGTGGATCACCATTTGCCGGGTGGAAAGACGCCGGCCCAGGTGGTTCACCTCAACCCGGAACATTTTGGCATAGACGGCGATACGGAAGCTTCGGGGGCCGCCGTCTCTGCTTATTTCGCAGAGCAGCTGCTGAGGCGGTCAGGGGTGGAATCGGCGGCTGTTCAGGGCGAACTGGCCCTGTTTGCAGTACTCGGTGCCTATGGGGATGGACAATTCCAGGAAATGGAGTTGCTCGGACTCAATAAGAAGCTGCTGGCTGCAGCAATTGCCAACGGTTACTTGCGCAGCGCTGAGCGGACTCTTGTTGTGCCCACTATGGGGGCCAGGACAGTGGCAGAGATCACTGACATACTGAACCTCCTCGGTTCCGTCGGCTTTCAGGAGAGCGGCCCGCAAGTTGCCGTGCGCTTCCTTCTTGGAGAAGACCAGGGGTTGGCGCTGCAGAAAGCTGCCAACCTGGCCGCCCTCAGGGAGCAAAGCTTCGAGGCTGAGTTGCAACGAATTCGCCAGGGAGCACTGCAGCAAAGCGTCCATGTTCAATGGTTGGATGTCAGAGACCGATTTCTACCCATGGGTGTCAAGGCAATCGGTCTGTTTCTGGAGAGACTCATTGCCGAGCAGCTCGTAAAGCCGGACAAATATCTCGTTGGTTTCCAGCACTTTCCTGAATCCGTACCAGGCGTGGGGGAAATAGGCCTGGTGCTGACAAAGGTTTCCGCCCGAGTACCTCCTGCCCTCAAGAGGCGGATAATCGAGGGGCTGCAGCCAGATCTTATGCATTTGCTGCCTGAGGCGACCAGGATCGTGGGTGGGACTGCTGACGGTTGTCACAGATTTTCAGCAGCATCGCTTGTTGAACGGGGCAAGGAGGAAGCATTCGTGGCAGCCTTGGAACAGGCTCTAATTCTGGAAGTCACTGGCAGGTGA
- the recO gene encoding DNA repair protein RecO: MIIRRSRSIILRTTDYGESDRLITFFSRRTGLLKGIAKGARRSKKRFVHSLEPLCYASITYAERSASGLVRIDASELRNPFTSLRADIERLGYGSLGCEVILGIAPERQANPPLFDLLLQYLLQLEKGRDPESISLLFQIRVLSLSGFAPNLQGCIQCHRQPDAAAGWSFSVAAGSLCCPEHSRSTDSYAVSLGTILLLRQAQLFPVARMWRLRFHPRSREECRPLLIDLLRHHLEKDLKSLKLLRQIGALPQATSLT; the protein is encoded by the coding sequence ATGATTATCCGCCGCAGCAGATCGATCATCCTCAGAACAACTGATTACGGCGAATCAGACCGTCTGATTACTTTTTTCAGCAGACGAACGGGGCTCTTGAAGGGCATTGCCAAGGGAGCGCGCCGCAGCAAGAAGAGGTTTGTCCATTCCCTGGAGCCTCTCTGCTACGCAAGCATCACCTACGCTGAGCGCTCTGCTTCTGGCTTGGTGCGCATCGATGCCAGCGAATTGAGAAATCCCTTCACCTCGCTGCGAGCAGATATTGAACGGCTGGGCTACGGCAGCCTCGGTTGTGAGGTGATCCTTGGCATTGCACCTGAGCGTCAGGCCAATCCCCCTCTGTTTGACTTGCTGCTGCAATATCTGCTGCAACTGGAAAAGGGTCGTGATCCTGAAAGCATCTCCCTGCTTTTTCAGATACGCGTCCTCAGTCTGAGCGGCTTTGCCCCAAATCTACAAGGTTGTATTCAGTGCCATCGCCAGCCAGACGCTGCTGCGGGATGGTCTTTTTCAGTTGCAGCAGGCTCACTTTGCTGCCCTGAGCACAGCCGGAGCACTGACAGCTATGCCGTTTCATTGGGAACAATCCTGCTCCTCCGCCAGGCCCAACTGTTTCCGGTAGCCCGAATGTGGCGACTCAGATTTCATCCACGCTCGCGGGAGGAATGCCGCCCCCTGCTCATCGATCTCCTCCGCCACCACCTGGAGAAGGATCTGAAGTCCCTGAAATTACTCCGTCAGATAGGAGCCCTGCCCCAGGCCACCTCCTTGACTTGA
- a CDS encoding SHOCT domain-containing protein, which yields MWGCRYFPFFSWGGHFWPGNLFSILLWGMIILAIIYLIGKLAAALRPRRNRLENDRNDSLSILKIRYARGELSQEEYFRMKEILEQPY from the coding sequence ATGTGGGGATGCAGATATTTTCCATTTTTTTCCTGGGGTGGCCACTTCTGGCCTGGTAATCTTTTTTCCATTCTCTTGTGGGGCATGATCATTCTAGCCATCATTTATCTCATCGGTAAGCTGGCAGCTGCCTTGAGACCGAGGAGGAACAGGCTGGAAAACGACAGGAATGATTCACTGTCAATACTCAAAATAAGATATGCCAGGGGAGAGCTCAGTCAGGAAGAATACTTCAGGATGAAAGAGATATTGGAACAGCCATATTGA
- a CDS encoding sigma 54-interacting transcriptional regulator: protein MNQKAQARILVVDDDASHLTVLLTIIKNWGYRVEGADDGSMAVDKVKDNPFDLVLMDVRMAEMSGIEALKLIKEYNPAIPILIMTAYSSIESAVEALKAGAYDYLTKPLDFDVLKLTLERALEHTNLKEEIRTLKQRLVSDFKLDKIIGKSPAMKELLEMVAMVAPSEATALITGESGTGKELIARSIHYNSGRQEGPLVIVNCAALTETLLESELFGHEKGAFTGADRRREGRFMQANKGTIFLDEIGEMSPMMQAKLLRVIQEREIQRVGSDESLKVDVRILAATNRDLQDEVSAGRFREDLYYRLNVVTLRVPPLRERREDIPLLAQHFLEIYSKKNRRQLKGFSPVAMDMLLKYEWPGNVRELENAVERAVILSLGDYITETELPMSITKGYSPVQMVPLMAQGATSGRSLEEIEKEAVLATLEAVGGNKSEAARRLGITRKTLHKKLQKYEKERKPRG, encoded by the coding sequence ATGAACCAGAAAGCCCAGGCACGAATTCTGGTGGTTGATGACGATGCCTCGCATCTCACTGTGCTGCTTACTATCATCAAGAACTGGGGCTATCGGGTAGAAGGAGCAGATGACGGCAGTATGGCAGTGGACAAGGTCAAGGATAATCCCTTCGACCTGGTGCTGATGGACGTTCGCATGGCGGAGATGAGCGGCATCGAAGCCTTGAAACTGATCAAGGAATATAATCCGGCAATTCCCATTCTCATCATGACGGCCTACTCCTCTATAGAGTCGGCGGTGGAGGCGCTCAAGGCAGGAGCCTACGATTATCTTACCAAGCCCCTGGACTTCGACGTCCTGAAATTGACTCTGGAGAGGGCCCTGGAGCACACCAACCTCAAGGAGGAAATTCGCACCCTTAAACAAAGGCTTGTTTCCGATTTCAAACTGGACAAGATTATTGGCAAGAGCCCGGCAATGAAGGAGCTGCTGGAGATGGTGGCCATGGTGGCTCCATCCGAGGCCACTGCTCTGATTACCGGCGAAAGCGGCACCGGCAAGGAGCTGATCGCCAGGTCCATTCACTACAACAGTGGCCGCCAGGAGGGTCCGTTGGTTATCGTCAATTGTGCTGCTCTGACTGAAACTCTGCTGGAGTCGGAACTGTTCGGCCACGAGAAGGGAGCCTTTACCGGTGCAGACAGAAGACGGGAAGGACGGTTCATGCAAGCCAACAAGGGGACCATCTTTCTCGATGAGATCGGCGAGATGTCGCCAATGATGCAGGCCAAACTGCTCCGGGTCATCCAGGAAAGGGAGATACAACGGGTGGGCAGTGATGAGAGTCTCAAGGTTGATGTTCGCATCCTGGCAGCCACCAACAGGGACCTTCAGGATGAGGTCTCGGCAGGCAGGTTCAGAGAAGATCTCTATTACCGTTTGAATGTGGTTACTTTGCGAGTGCCGCCATTGAGGGAGCGACGCGAGGATATCCCTCTGCTGGCGCAACACTTTCTGGAAATATACAGCAAGAAAAACAGGAGACAGCTCAAAGGCTTCAGCCCTGTGGCTATGGACATGCTCCTCAAGTACGAGTGGCCTGGTAATGTGCGCGAACTGGAGAATGCAGTGGAAAGGGCAGTCATACTCTCCCTCGGCGACTACATAACCGAAACAGAATTGCCTATGAGTATAACCAAGGGGTACTCGCCCGTCCAAATGGTCCCCTTGATGGCCCAGGGAGCAACTTCTGGGCGCTCACTCGAGGAGATCGAAAAAGAGGCAGTGTTGGCCACTCTCGAGGCAGTGGGCGGCAACAAGAGCGAGGCGGCCAGAAGGCTGGGGATTACCAGAAAGACGCTGCACAAGAAGCTGCAGAAGTATGAAAAAGAAAGAAAGCCAAGAGGCTGA
- a CDS encoding iron ABC transporter permease: MHYFPFTFLLVSAALTSIDSSLEESGEIFEATRVHILRKITFPLVLPALMSSFILTFSRVVGTFGTPYFLGTPVRYYTLATQIYANIMNRVPSVGYILAFILIAISSSIIHFNQRIIGKRKSFVTIAGKGFRVVRTPLGKMRYPLLAAVGMLLIISVVMPFLLILWQTFALYSSDYSLEHLTLLFWIGKGGTAFAEGEAGLLRNRAIIKAAWNSIKLALVASCFAGFFGIFIGYAVVKGRNTRLAHLVEQTSFLPYLVPGIAFGALYLSLFTHKIGPIPALYGSFLLLALVCIAKNLPFTGRVGITSMMQIGGELEEASETLGASWFYRFRKIILPLSFQGALSGFILVFITVMRELSLIILLVNPGTRTLTTMTFRYEEQGYTQFSSAISVMIIIIVVVGELLSKRLAKEKVIQRLSE, from the coding sequence GTGCATTATTTCCCCTTTACCTTTCTGTTGGTGTCTGCTGCCCTGACAAGCATTGACTCGAGCCTGGAAGAATCTGGAGAGATCTTTGAGGCAACGAGAGTGCACATCTTGCGCAAAATTACCTTTCCCCTGGTGCTGCCTGCCTTGATGTCTAGCTTTATTCTCACTTTTTCCAGGGTGGTGGGCACCTTTGGCACTCCCTATTTCCTCGGGACCCCAGTGCGCTATTACACGCTGGCAACGCAGATATATGCAAATATTATGAACAGGGTGCCTTCAGTGGGCTACATTCTTGCCTTTATCCTGATTGCGATTTCTTCGAGCATCATTCACTTCAACCAGCGTATAATCGGCAAAAGAAAAAGCTTCGTCACTATCGCCGGCAAAGGCTTCAGGGTCGTGCGCACCCCCCTGGGAAAGATGCGTTACCCTCTACTGGCGGCCGTTGGCATGCTCCTGATAATCTCAGTTGTGATGCCCTTTCTTCTCATACTCTGGCAGACGTTTGCTTTATATAGCAGCGACTATTCCCTCGAGCATCTGACGCTGCTCTTCTGGATAGGCAAGGGTGGTACAGCCTTTGCTGAAGGTGAGGCGGGTCTGCTGCGCAACCGTGCCATCATCAAGGCTGCCTGGAACAGTATCAAGCTTGCCCTGGTGGCATCCTGCTTTGCTGGCTTTTTTGGCATTTTCATAGGATACGCAGTGGTCAAAGGTCGCAACACCAGGCTTGCTCATCTGGTTGAACAGACTTCTTTTCTACCCTACCTGGTTCCAGGCATCGCTTTCGGGGCGCTCTATCTGTCCCTCTTTACGCACAAGATCGGCCCCATACCGGCTCTCTATGGCAGTTTCTTGCTGTTGGCCCTGGTCTGCATTGCCAAGAATCTTCCCTTTACCGGCAGGGTAGGCATTACCTCCATGATGCAGATCGGCGGAGAACTGGAGGAGGCCTCGGAGACCCTGGGAGCAAGCTGGTTCTATCGCTTCAGAAAAATTATCCTGCCGCTTTCGTTTCAGGGGGCACTTTCTGGCTTTATTCTGGTGTTCATTACTGTAATGCGGGAGCTTTCGCTTATTATTCTGCTGGTGAACCCTGGTACCAGGACGCTTACTACCATGACTTTCCGCTATGAAGAACAGGGATACACCCAGTTTTCCAGTGCTATCAGCGTCATGATTATCATCATTGTCGTGGTTGGCGAACTTCTGTCCAAGAGATTAGCGAAAGAGAAGGTAATCCAGAGATTGAGCGAGTAG
- the mgtE gene encoding magnesium transporter — protein MSIDNKTLLDKLKSLLNEQKVAEATKLLAQLHPADIADLFEQLDEAEKKLLFQRLDTDTASEVISELSEYSRDQIVAHLSHRQLGEIVDELDSDDAADLLAGRPQEMVEEVLAHVDIRDSRRVRRLLAYGEETAGGIMQAEYLAVPLESTVADAINHVREHGAELEGLANIFVVDQSDKVVGQLSLRKLILAKPEDKVSEVMDTAIHPIPVDMDQEDVARMFQKYDLISAPVVDHNGCLIGRITIDDIVDIIEEEVSEDVLRMAGTHEDELVYGDQIWKISRVRLPWLITNLFGGLLTGYLLWLFKVTLADAIVLVTFVPVITAMGGNVGLQSSSITVRGLATGQVDLRSVGRAVFKEVKVGLIMAAACGLTVGICAELWHHNAALGLTVGSAMAGAITVASFMGTVVPIMFKRFGIDPAVASGPFVTTANDITGILIYLSISTIFLKYIVS, from the coding sequence ATGAGCATTGATAACAAAACTCTTCTCGACAAGCTGAAATCACTTCTCAACGAACAGAAGGTGGCGGAGGCCACCAAGTTGCTCGCCCAACTCCACCCTGCAGACATTGCTGATCTTTTCGAACAACTCGATGAAGCAGAAAAAAAGTTATTGTTTCAGAGGCTCGATACAGACACCGCTTCCGAGGTAATCTCAGAGCTCTCCGAGTACTCAAGAGATCAGATTGTCGCCCATCTTTCCCACCGTCAACTGGGTGAAATTGTTGATGAATTGGACTCTGACGATGCTGCCGATCTGCTTGCCGGCAGACCACAAGAAATGGTGGAAGAAGTACTGGCGCACGTTGACATCAGGGACTCCCGCAGGGTGCGCCGACTTCTCGCTTATGGCGAAGAGACTGCCGGCGGCATCATGCAGGCAGAGTATCTGGCCGTACCCTTGGAGTCCACGGTGGCAGACGCCATCAACCACGTCAGAGAGCATGGCGCCGAACTGGAGGGGCTCGCCAACATCTTCGTGGTAGATCAAAGCGACAAGGTGGTGGGCCAGTTGAGCCTGCGAAAGCTCATTCTGGCAAAGCCAGAGGACAAAGTCTCGGAGGTCATGGACACTGCTATTCATCCTATTCCTGTGGATATGGACCAGGAGGATGTGGCAAGGATGTTCCAGAAGTACGATCTCATTTCCGCGCCGGTGGTGGATCATAACGGCTGCCTCATAGGACGGATAACCATAGATGATATTGTCGATATTATCGAAGAAGAGGTCTCTGAGGACGTCCTGCGCATGGCAGGCACCCATGAGGATGAACTGGTGTATGGGGATCAGATCTGGAAGATTTCCCGCGTGCGTCTTCCCTGGCTCATCACCAACCTCTTCGGCGGCTTGCTGACCGGATATTTGCTCTGGCTCTTCAAGGTTACCCTTGCTGATGCCATTGTCCTGGTCACCTTTGTGCCGGTCATTACAGCCATGGGCGGCAATGTGGGGCTGCAGTCCTCATCCATTACGGTGAGAGGGTTGGCAACGGGTCAGGTCGATTTGCGCAGCGTCGGCCGCGCCGTGTTCAAGGAAGTCAAGGTGGGTCTGATCATGGCCGCGGCCTGCGGTCTCACTGTGGGCATCTGTGCAGAATTGTGGCACCACAATGCGGCTCTAGGGCTTACTGTGGGCTCAGCCATGGCTGGCGCCATCACAGTGGCATCATTCATGGGCACAGTGGTGCCCATCATGTTCAAGCGCTTTGGCATAGATCCAGCGGTGGCCTCTGGCCCCTTCGTGACAACAGCCAATGATATTACCGGCATTCTCATCTATCTCTCCATATCCACCATCTTTTTGAAGTACATTGTGAGTTGA
- a CDS encoding ABC transporter ATP-binding protein: MSAPIVEVRNLTKKYGDVVAVDDVSFVIEEKEFLVLLGPSGCGKTTMLRMIAGLEVPTSGEIYLKNSLVFSSKKGVFIPARERDVGLVFQSYALWPHMTVFDNIAFGLRVKKKDRETISKSVAHVLGYMQLAGMEQRYPQEMSGGQQQRVALARMLVSEPHIFLMDEPLSNLDAKLRLEMRAEIKNLHLQTNATTVYVTHDQVEAQTMADRIAVINRGRVEQLDTPKNVYHQPRTLFVADFIGSPPINQLLGRVQQSTDTDAAGLQVKTAFSCWQTAYHGLKDGHQVVLAIRPENVALVSEHGLNTIEARVQTVLPSGPETVLKVAHEKELFNVLVMREVEVRLGETILVHLPVEHILLFDYNSGELLPSR; this comes from the coding sequence ATGTCTGCACCTATTGTGGAAGTGAGAAACCTTACCAAGAAGTATGGTGATGTGGTGGCAGTAGATGATGTTTCATTTGTCATCGAGGAGAAAGAGTTTCTAGTGTTGCTCGGTCCCTCGGGGTGCGGCAAGACTACAATGCTGCGGATGATAGCAGGTCTAGAGGTTCCTACTTCTGGGGAGATCTATCTGAAGAATTCCCTGGTTTTCTCGAGCAAGAAAGGGGTCTTCATCCCTGCCCGGGAGCGGGACGTTGGTCTGGTGTTTCAAAGCTATGCCCTCTGGCCCCACATGACTGTATTCGACAACATAGCCTTCGGCCTGCGAGTAAAGAAAAAGGATAGAGAGACCATCAGCAAGAGTGTGGCCCATGTGCTGGGGTACATGCAGCTGGCAGGCATGGAGCAGCGATATCCCCAGGAGATGAGCGGTGGCCAGCAGCAAAGGGTTGCTCTGGCAAGAATGCTAGTGAGTGAGCCCCATATCTTCCTCATGGACGAGCCCCTGTCCAATTTAGATGCAAAACTGCGGCTGGAAATGCGGGCTGAGATCAAAAATTTGCATCTACAGACGAATGCAACTACGGTTTATGTGACCCACGACCAGGTTGAAGCCCAGACCATGGCTGATCGGATTGCCGTTATAAACAGAGGACGGGTAGAGCAGCTGGACACGCCGAAGAATGTTTATCATCAGCCCCGGACGCTTTTTGTGGCAGATTTCATCGGCAGTCCACCCATCAACCAGCTGCTTGGCAGAGTGCAGCAGTCGACCGATACCGACGCTGCGGGCCTGCAAGTGAAAACCGCGTTTTCATGTTGGCAAACGGCATACCACGGCCTGAAAGACGGCCACCAGGTGGTACTGGCAATACGCCCGGAAAATGTGGCCCTGGTGTCAGAGCATGGCCTGAATACAATCGAGGCCAGAGTTCAAACGGTTCTGCCCTCAGGCCCGGAGACAGTATTGAAGGTTGCGCATGAGAAAGAACTCTTCAACGTCCTGGTTATGAGGGAGGTGGAAGTGCGACTGGGAGAGACCATTCTCGTACATCTTCCTGTAGAACACATCTTGCTTTTCGACTATAACTCTGGGGAACTCCTGCCATCAAGGTGA
- a CDS encoding periplasmic heavy metal sensor: protein MKKLIIVLVTVAALGFVGSQALAWWGPGGGWGAWGPGCGYYANTNPTVQQQFLNDTAKLRSDLAAKRAEYVALMAQPNPDPRRTAELSREIFQLQEQLRLKAQEHGLQSWGGGAHGYHGGHHMGPYAGGYCWR, encoded by the coding sequence ATGAAAAAGTTAATTATCGTACTGGTCACAGTGGCAGCATTGGGTTTTGTTGGCTCCCAGGCCCTGGCCTGGTGGGGTCCTGGTGGAGGCTGGGGCGCATGGGGCCCGGGATGTGGCTACTATGCCAATACCAATCCAACCGTTCAACAGCAGTTTCTCAATGACACTGCAAAACTGAGAAGCGATCTGGCTGCCAAGAGGGCGGAGTACGTTGCGCTCATGGCCCAGCCCAATCCTGACCCCAGGAGAACTGCCGAGCTTTCTCGAGAAATCTTTCAACTTCAGGAGCAGCTCCGGCTCAAGGCGCAGGAGCATGGACTGCAGAGCTGGGGTGGTGGTGCTCATGGTTATCATGGAGGACATCACATGGGACCGTATGCAGGCGGCTACTGCTGGCGCTAG